The Streptomyces phaeolivaceus genome has a window encoding:
- a CDS encoding AfsR/SARP family transcriptional regulator, with product MRDGLRFGLLGPPVLYGAGDIVSSVGGARSVGSGKMRALFVALLLEPGRVVSVDTLKDVLWDAAPPPSAQASLQNHVTRLRRLLDDPERLRAIPPGYLLRVDEGELDVRVFEAHARAARTAHAARDWARTLRESAAALALWRGAPLGGLAVEGFRAQAFVQRLQEARLLLLERRYDAELHLAAGLVEEEGTGGAGGETDGPHALGPHAMGSHALGALAPELAALVAEHPLREAFHRLLMLVLHRTGRQAEALAVHRDLRARLLDELGVEPGPAVREAHVQILREPDEHPQGTSPEATPADPPLRPAQLPPPPAHFTGRAEALAELRQALNAGTYEATRTPTHPGARGTARQATTSPHPPTHPNSRATRRPLPPKGTAVAVISGMAGVGKSALALHLAHDLADHFPDGQLYINLHGATPGMTPLTPAQALASLLRDLGTAPRRIPEHPDAAAAFLRSTLAPTRTLMVLDDAANAAQVRPLLPAGPGCAVIVTSRSPLTALDGAHRFPLAPLSDDESAALLRAASGRAAGLDAAHPLVALTGRLPLALRVVAARLAARRALTPDALAGQLAATEGRLHHLEYDDLSVRRSLGVAHEALRASDRDADRDAADTLRRIGALDLPGYGAPLLARLTGTDEFRAEAALDRLVDVALLEETTYGRYVPHDLVRHFARELASPADTTEAVGQALRWYAGRARQSLLVILPPGYERDERLRTTALTPDPHPPELTTAEKAFAWGDRELPNIVALVERCVREHGDGDTGGAGSGPGGVNGGGGGGPAAVALVPTLVRHLFPYLHRGGRLAELDVLGRLALDVARSLGDDEAEAFALTDRAGLHFMSGRASEALALNDEGLTLWRRLGVVSCVRRCLNNRGLVLESLGRYEESEETLRQSLELSRQLGDPYGEAVTFSHLGNLYKHTDARAAIAHHERSLALGEIADSLVVRHTAHCNIGYARLRLGEPAAAVRHFEQSLRILGADEDWQGESKSRLGLVRALRELGRTDRASDECAVLLDLAERRADQYAIGLARHQRGLLLRADGHEEEAHREWQRAQEILDDTDSTVAIDLRELLKDRAPNGGAAAP from the coding sequence ATGCGGGACGGGCTGCGGTTCGGACTGCTCGGTCCGCCGGTTCTGTACGGGGCCGGCGACATCGTGAGTTCTGTCGGCGGCGCACGGTCCGTCGGCAGCGGCAAGATGCGCGCCCTGTTCGTCGCACTGCTGCTCGAACCCGGGCGGGTCGTCTCCGTCGACACCCTCAAGGACGTCCTGTGGGACGCGGCGCCACCACCCTCCGCACAGGCCTCCCTGCAGAACCACGTGACCCGGCTGCGCAGGCTGCTGGACGACCCGGAGCGGCTGCGCGCGATCCCGCCGGGCTATCTGCTGCGGGTCGACGAGGGCGAGTTGGACGTCCGTGTCTTCGAGGCGCACGCCCGCGCCGCCCGCACCGCGCACGCCGCGCGGGACTGGGCCCGCACACTGCGCGAGTCCGCCGCCGCGCTCGCCCTGTGGCGGGGGGCACCGCTCGGTGGCCTGGCGGTCGAGGGGTTCCGCGCCCAGGCCTTCGTCCAACGCCTGCAGGAGGCCCGGCTGTTGCTCCTGGAGCGACGGTACGACGCCGAACTCCACCTCGCGGCGGGCCTGGTGGAGGAGGAGGGGACCGGCGGCGCGGGCGGCGAGACCGACGGCCCGCACGCGCTGGGCCCGCATGCCATGGGCTCGCACGCGCTGGGCGCACTCGCCCCCGAACTCGCGGCCCTGGTCGCCGAACACCCGCTCCGCGAGGCCTTCCACCGCCTCCTGATGCTCGTCCTCCACCGCACCGGCCGCCAGGCAGAGGCCCTCGCCGTCCACCGCGACCTCCGCGCCCGCCTCCTCGACGAACTCGGCGTGGAACCGGGCCCGGCGGTACGCGAGGCCCACGTACAGATCCTGCGGGAGCCTGACGAACACCCCCAGGGGACCTCACCCGAGGCCACCCCCGCCGACCCTCCCCTCCGCCCGGCCCAACTTCCGCCACCACCGGCCCATTTCACGGGCAGGGCAGAGGCACTGGCGGAGCTGCGGCAAGCGCTGAACGCGGGAACGTACGAAGCAACCCGTACCCCCACCCACCCAGGGGCGCGGGGAACTGCGCGACAGGCCACGACGAGCCCTCACCCGCCCACGCACCCGAACTCCCGAGCTACTAGGCGCCCCCTGCCACCAAAGGGGACCGCCGTCGCAGTCATCAGCGGCATGGCCGGCGTGGGCAAAAGCGCCCTGGCCCTCCACCTCGCCCACGACCTCGCCGACCACTTCCCCGACGGCCAGCTGTACATCAACCTCCACGGCGCCACCCCGGGCATGACCCCCCTCACCCCCGCCCAGGCACTGGCCTCGCTCCTGCGAGATCTCGGCACCGCCCCCCGCCGCATCCCCGAACACCCCGACGCCGCCGCCGCGTTTCTCCGCTCGACCCTCGCCCCGACCCGCACCCTGATGGTCCTGGACGACGCCGCCAACGCCGCCCAGGTGCGCCCCCTGCTCCCGGCCGGCCCCGGCTGCGCGGTCATCGTGACGAGCCGTTCCCCGCTCACCGCCCTGGACGGCGCCCACCGCTTCCCGCTCGCGCCCCTCTCGGACGACGAGAGCGCGGCGCTGCTGCGGGCCGCGTCGGGCCGGGCGGCGGGCCTGGACGCCGCGCACCCCCTCGTCGCGCTCACCGGCCGCCTCCCGCTCGCCCTCCGTGTCGTCGCGGCCCGCCTGGCCGCCCGCCGGGCACTCACCCCGGACGCGCTGGCCGGTCAACTGGCCGCCACGGAAGGGCGGTTGCACCACCTCGAATACGACGACCTGAGTGTCCGCCGCTCCCTCGGCGTCGCCCACGAGGCCCTGCGCGCCTCCGACCGCGACGCCGACCGCGACGCCGCCGACACCCTCCGCCGCATCGGCGCCCTGGACCTGCCCGGGTACGGCGCCCCCCTCCTCGCCCGCCTCACCGGCACCGACGAGTTCCGCGCCGAGGCCGCCCTCGACCGCCTCGTCGACGTCGCCCTGCTGGAGGAGACGACGTACGGCCGATACGTCCCGCACGACCTGGTACGCCACTTCGCCCGCGAACTCGCGAGCCCGGCCGACACCACCGAGGCAGTCGGACAGGCCCTGCGCTGGTACGCCGGACGCGCCCGCCAGAGCCTGCTGGTGATACTCCCGCCCGGCTACGAGCGCGACGAACGCCTGCGGACGACGGCGCTCACCCCGGATCCACACCCCCCGGAACTCACCACCGCCGAGAAGGCCTTCGCCTGGGGCGACCGCGAACTCCCCAACATCGTCGCCCTGGTGGAACGCTGCGTCCGGGAACACGGCGACGGAGACACGGGCGGCGCGGGGAGCGGCCCCGGCGGTGTGAACGGTGGCGGTGGCGGCGGCCCGGCGGCGGTCGCACTCGTCCCCACCCTCGTCCGCCACCTCTTCCCCTACCTCCACCGGGGCGGCCGGCTCGCCGAGCTGGACGTGCTCGGGCGGCTCGCCCTGGACGTGGCGAGGTCGCTCGGCGACGACGAGGCCGAGGCGTTCGCGCTCACCGACCGGGCCGGGCTGCACTTCATGTCCGGCCGGGCCTCGGAGGCGCTCGCCCTCAACGACGAGGGCCTGACCCTGTGGCGGCGCCTCGGGGTCGTGTCGTGCGTACGGCGGTGCCTGAACAACAGGGGGCTCGTGCTGGAGAGCCTCGGCCGCTACGAGGAGAGCGAGGAGACACTCCGGCAGAGCCTGGAACTGTCCCGGCAGCTCGGCGACCCGTACGGCGAGGCGGTGACCTTCAGCCACCTCGGCAACCTGTACAAGCACACCGACGCGCGGGCCGCCATCGCCCACCACGAACGGAGCCTGGCGCTGGGCGAGATCGCCGACAGCCTCGTCGTACGCCACACCGCGCACTGCAACATCGGCTACGCCCGCCTCCGCCTCGGTGAACCGGCCGCCGCCGTACGCCACTTCGAGCAGAGCCTGCGGATACTCGGCGCCGACGAGGACTGGCAGGGCGAGTCCAAGTCCCGGCTCGGCCTGGTGCGGGCGCTGCGCGAACTGGGCCGCACGGACCGGGCCTCCGACGAGTGCGCCGTCCTCCTCGACCTCGCCGAACGCCGCGCCGACCAGTACGCCATCGGCCTCGCCCGCCACCAACGGGGCCTGCTCCTGCGCGCCGACGGCCACGAGGAGGAGGCCCACCGCGAATGGCAACGCGCCCAGGAAATCCTGGACGACACGGACTCGACGGTGGCGATAGACCTGAGAGAACTACTGAAGGACCGCGCCCCGAATGGCGGCGCAGCCGCCCCCTAG
- a CDS encoding bifunctional 3'-5' exonuclease/DNA polymerase: MVDRWALAMAEDGGVEVAPLGGDGLLAGQVVREPDVAEAVRRRPEVGRWVWRATGEVYPRLLASGVRVERCYDIEDAESLLLGYEGRLGEPRSAAAALARLRRAPVPPDPPLRAADPGAQPSLFEPRPMHVPLTDLVEVYADQRRRHDSTAHPDRMRLLTAAESAGMLVAAEMNRAGLPWRADTHREVLRELLGERYAGGGEPRRLAELADDVSRAFGRRVRPDLPADVVKAFAQAGVRVRSTRRWEIESVDHPAVKPLLEYKRLYRIWVAHGWSWLQDWVRDGRFRPEFLAHGTVTGRWVTNGGGALQIPKVIRRACVADPGWRLVVADADQMEPRVLAAVSRDPGLMEVAGRPGDLYQSVSDRAFAGNREHAKLAVLGAVYGQTSGDGLKNLAALRRRFPRAVQYVDDAARAGEEGRLVRTWLGRTCPPAAGASEAAGEEAGIPQGDADLDPRRRGSGQRQGQGQGQGQEQGDEWVPGYASTDSRARGRFARNFVVQGSAADWTLLLLAALRRALDGMAAELVFFQHDEVIVHCPEAEAEAVVAAIREASELSGRLTFGETPVRFPFTTAVVECYGDAK; this comes from the coding sequence ATGGTCGACCGGTGGGCGCTCGCGATGGCCGAGGACGGGGGTGTGGAGGTTGCCCCGCTCGGGGGTGACGGGCTGCTCGCGGGGCAGGTGGTGCGGGAGCCGGATGTCGCGGAAGCCGTGCGGCGGCGGCCCGAGGTGGGGCGTTGGGTGTGGCGGGCCACCGGGGAGGTGTATCCGCGGCTGCTCGCCTCGGGGGTGCGGGTCGAGCGGTGCTACGACATCGAGGACGCCGAGAGTCTGCTGCTGGGGTACGAGGGGCGCCTCGGGGAACCCCGCTCCGCCGCCGCGGCCCTCGCCCGGCTCCGCCGCGCCCCCGTGCCGCCGGACCCGCCCCTCCGCGCGGCCGACCCCGGCGCCCAGCCGTCCCTGTTCGAGCCCCGCCCCATGCACGTACCGCTCACCGACCTCGTCGAGGTGTACGCGGACCAGCGGCGGCGGCACGACAGCACCGCCCACCCGGACCGGATGCGGCTGCTCACCGCCGCCGAGTCGGCCGGGATGCTCGTCGCCGCCGAGATGAACCGGGCGGGGCTGCCCTGGCGGGCCGACACCCACCGGGAGGTACTGCGCGAACTGCTCGGCGAGAGATACGCGGGCGGGGGCGAGCCGCGCCGGCTCGCCGAACTCGCCGACGACGTGTCGCGGGCCTTCGGGCGGCGCGTGCGGCCCGATCTGCCCGCCGATGTCGTCAAGGCCTTCGCGCAGGCGGGGGTGCGGGTGCGCTCCACCCGCCGGTGGGAGATCGAGAGTGTCGACCATCCCGCCGTGAAGCCCCTCCTCGAATACAAGCGGCTGTACCGCATCTGGGTCGCCCACGGCTGGTCCTGGCTGCAGGACTGGGTCCGGGACGGCCGCTTCCGGCCCGAGTTCCTCGCGCACGGCACCGTCACCGGGCGCTGGGTCACCAACGGCGGGGGCGCGCTCCAGATCCCCAAGGTGATCCGCCGCGCCTGTGTCGCCGACCCGGGCTGGCGGCTCGTCGTCGCCGACGCCGACCAGATGGAACCGAGGGTGCTGGCCGCCGTCTCCCGCGATCCCGGGCTCATGGAGGTCGCGGGACGCCCCGGCGACCTCTACCAGTCCGTCTCCGACCGCGCCTTCGCCGGAAACCGCGAGCACGCCAAACTCGCCGTGCTGGGCGCGGTGTACGGACAGACCTCCGGGGACGGCCTCAAGAACCTCGCCGCGCTGCGCCGACGCTTCCCGCGTGCCGTCCAGTACGTCGACGACGCGGCCCGCGCGGGCGAGGAGGGCCGGCTCGTACGGACCTGGCTCGGGCGTACGTGCCCACCGGCGGCCGGGGCGTCGGAAGCGGCGGGCGAGGAGGCGGGCATCCCCCAGGGCGACGCCGACCTCGACCCCCGGAGGCGGGGGTCTGGGCAGAGACAGGGACAGGGACAGGGACAGGGACAGGAGCAGGGTGACGAGTGGGTGCCTGGGTACGCCTCCACCGACTCCCGGGCCCGGGGCCGGTTCGCCCGTAACTTCGTCGTCCAGGGCAGCGCCGCCGACTGGACGCTGCTGCTGCTCGCCGCGCTCCGCCGTGCGCTCGACGGGATGGCCGCGGAGCTGGTCTTCTTCCAGCACGACGAGGTGATCGTGCACTGTCCGGAGGCGGAGGCGGAGGCGGTGGTGGCGGCGATCCGGGAGGCGTCCGAGCTGTCGGGGCGGCTGACGTTCGGGGAGACGCCGGTGCGGTTTCCTTTTACTACGGCGGTGGTGGAGTGCTACGGCGATGCGAAGTAA
- a CDS encoding Clp protease N-terminal domain-containing protein gives MTTNPRVSASIRLDELIEAIKKVHPEPLDQLQDAVIAADHLGEVADHLIGHFVDQARRSGASWTEIGKSMGVTRQAAQKRFVPKGENDLDASQGFSRFTPRARNVVAAAHNEGKAAGAVEGVPAHLVLGLLAEPEGLAAKALAAQGVSPEAVREAATAVLPPAAAEVPELIPYNPEAKKVLELTFREALRLGHNHIGTEHILLALLEFENGEGVLSGLGVGKSAVEENITTMLAEIAVTKE, from the coding sequence ATGACGACGAATCCGCGAGTCAGTGCCTCCATCCGTCTCGACGAGCTGATCGAGGCCATCAAGAAGGTTCATCCGGAACCGCTCGACCAGTTGCAGGACGCGGTGATCGCCGCGGATCATCTCGGCGAGGTGGCCGATCATCTGATCGGACACTTCGTGGACCAGGCACGGCGTTCGGGCGCGTCCTGGACGGAGATCGGGAAGAGCATGGGGGTGACACGGCAGGCCGCGCAGAAGCGGTTCGTGCCGAAGGGCGAGAACGATCTCGACGCCAGCCAGGGGTTCAGCCGGTTCACCCCCCGCGCCCGGAACGTGGTCGCCGCCGCCCACAACGAGGGCAAGGCGGCCGGCGCCGTCGAGGGCGTCCCCGCCCACCTCGTCCTCGGTCTCCTCGCCGAGCCGGAGGGCCTCGCGGCCAAGGCGCTCGCGGCCCAGGGCGTCTCCCCCGAGGCCGTACGGGAGGCCGCCACCGCCGTGCTGCCCCCGGCCGCCGCCGAGGTCCCCGAGCTGATCCCCTACAACCCCGAGGCCAAGAAGGTCCTCGAACTCACCTTCCGCGAGGCCCTCCGCCTCGGCCACAACCACATCGGCACGGAACACATCCTGCTCGCCCTGCTGGAGTTCGAGAACGGGGAGGGCGTGCTGTCGGGCCTCGGTGTCGGCAAGTCCGCGGTGGAGGAGAACATCACCACGATGCTCGCCGAGATCGCAGTGACAAAAGAGTGA
- a CDS encoding ABC transporter permease, translating into MLTLSSLRTRWAALLGSFVAVALGVGVMTAMGLGLAATLDPPARAPERFGSSPVVVAGQDRLTVEVRRGPRTARVSQRLAYPHPVDEELPAELRKLGPVTTDGTGGAGSAGGAGGAGGPDAVGVDASVADVRAVVGDRARVLTGDARRRVDPAYERDAEALVAVNSLLGTAGGVTTFVSVFVTASTFAFVVALRRREFGLLRMAGATPGQVRRMLLGEALAVGVVASAAGCALGAWGAPLLVRELVDGGVAPTWFAVPDTVKWPYHVACWTGVSVALAGAWAAARRAGRIGPVAALREASVDTGVLPRSRRVIGFALLAGGLGLLAWKLGTGPAELLKRKTYTTQPMVLITAVAALAPLLVRPLVRLVGAVLPGATGLLIRENAATSVRRTAAVAAPVLVTVALAGSLLGASGTIAAAKGAEAEARTRADFVVTGEVGEGFRSTAPAAAGATVARSAATAVYTVEEESALVRSEARAVTDVAAFAAVSRLPVVAGDVRDLDDRSIVVNEEWERHEVGRSVRVWLGDGRSVRLRIVAVLARGTGDNGAYVTAANAGGAAVDRVDVRVGRGVDRAGVAAALERAAGRGGTVRSVEEWLAANRPGTKAHTRLGFLVVLGIALVYAGISLAGTLLMATSARGAELRALRLAGATRGQVRGVLVGEAVVAGVVGVLLGVGVAVVNLAGVVGALEVLGGWG; encoded by the coding sequence GTGCTGACGCTGTCGTCGTTGCGTACGCGGTGGGCCGCGTTGCTCGGGTCGTTCGTCGCGGTGGCGTTGGGGGTCGGGGTGATGACGGCCATGGGGCTCGGGCTCGCGGCGACGCTCGACCCGCCCGCGCGTGCGCCGGAGCGTTTCGGCTCCTCCCCCGTCGTGGTGGCGGGCCAGGACCGGCTGACGGTGGAGGTGCGCCGGGGGCCGAGGACGGCCCGGGTGTCACAGCGGCTGGCGTATCCACACCCTGTGGACGAAGAACTGCCGGCCGAGCTGCGGAAGCTGGGACCGGTGACGACGGACGGGACGGGCGGAGCGGGAAGTGCCGGCGGGGCGGGCGGTGCGGGGGGCCCGGACGCGGTCGGGGTGGACGCTTCCGTCGCCGATGTCCGCGCGGTGGTCGGGGACCGGGCGCGGGTGCTGACCGGTGACGCGCGTCGGCGGGTGGACCCGGCGTACGAGCGGGACGCGGAGGCGCTGGTCGCCGTGAACTCGCTGCTGGGGACGGCGGGCGGGGTCACCACGTTCGTGTCGGTGTTCGTGACGGCGTCGACGTTCGCCTTCGTGGTGGCGCTGCGCAGGCGGGAGTTCGGGCTGCTGCGGATGGCGGGCGCGACTCCGGGCCAGGTGCGGCGGATGCTGCTCGGGGAGGCCCTGGCGGTCGGGGTCGTGGCGTCCGCCGCCGGGTGTGCGCTGGGGGCGTGGGGGGCGCCTCTGCTCGTACGGGAGTTGGTGGACGGCGGGGTCGCGCCGACGTGGTTCGCGGTGCCGGACACGGTGAAGTGGCCGTATCACGTGGCCTGTTGGACGGGTGTGTCGGTGGCGCTCGCGGGGGCGTGGGCCGCCGCCCGGCGGGCCGGGCGGATCGGGCCCGTGGCGGCGTTGCGCGAGGCGTCCGTGGACACGGGGGTGCTGCCACGGTCGCGCCGGGTGATCGGCTTCGCCCTGCTGGCGGGCGGACTCGGGCTGCTGGCCTGGAAGTTGGGGACCGGACCCGCCGAACTGCTGAAGCGGAAGACGTACACCACCCAGCCCATGGTCCTGATCACGGCGGTGGCCGCGCTGGCACCGCTGCTCGTGCGTCCCCTCGTACGGCTGGTGGGCGCGGTGCTGCCCGGGGCCACCGGACTGCTGATCCGGGAGAACGCGGCCACGTCCGTACGCCGTACCGCCGCCGTCGCCGCGCCGGTGCTGGTGACCGTCGCGCTGGCCGGGTCGCTGCTGGGGGCCTCGGGGACGATCGCGGCGGCGAAGGGCGCCGAGGCGGAGGCGCGGACCCGGGCGGACTTCGTGGTCACGGGTGAGGTGGGGGAAGGGTTCCGGTCGACCGCGCCGGCTGCGGCCGGGGCGACGGTGGCCCGGTCCGCCGCCACCGCCGTGTACACCGTGGAGGAGGAGAGCGCGCTGGTGCGGTCCGAGGCGCGGGCGGTGACGGATGTGGCGGCCTTCGCGGCGGTGTCGCGGCTGCCGGTGGTCGCCGGTGACGTGCGGGATCTCGACGACCGGTCGATCGTCGTGAACGAGGAGTGGGAGCGGCACGAGGTCGGGCGGAGCGTGCGGGTGTGGCTCGGGGACGGGCGGTCGGTACGGCTGCGGATCGTGGCGGTGCTCGCGCGGGGGACCGGGGACAACGGGGCGTATGTGACGGCCGCGAACGCCGGGGGCGCGGCCGTGGACCGGGTCGACGTGCGGGTCGGGCGCGGGGTGGACCGGGCGGGGGTCGCGGCGGCGCTGGAGCGGGCGGCGGGGCGCGGGGGGACGGTGCGGTCGGTGGAGGAGTGGCTCGCGGCGAACCGGCCCGGCACCAAGGCGCACACCCGGCTCGGGTTCCTCGTGGTGCTGGGGATCGCCCTCGTGTACGCGGGGATCTCGCTGGCCGGGACGCTGTTGATGGCCACGTCGGCGCGGGGCGCGGAGCTGCGGGCGTTGCGGCTGGCCGGGGCTACGCGGGGGCAGGTGCGGGGGGTTCTGGTGGGGGAGGCCGTGGTCGCGGGTGTGGTGGGGGTGCTGTTGGGGGTGGGGGTCGCTGTGGTGAACCTCGCGGGGGTGGTGGGGGCGTTGGAGGTGTTGGGCGGGTGGGGGTGA
- a CDS encoding ABC transporter ATP-binding protein, which translates to MTRTAVTEAQGTGLAAVRVRGLRRSYGEVVALDGVDLDFGAGTFTAVMGPSGSGKSTLLQCAAGLDRPSGGAVRVDGVELAGLSERRLTLLRRERIGFVFQAFNLLPSLTAAQNVALPLRLAGRRPSHRAVREALARVGLAERTGHRPAQLSGGQQQRVALARALFTRPAVLFGDEPTGALDTTTSREVLCLLRELVDREGQTTVMVTHDPVAASYADRVVFLVDGRVSGELVRPSVEGVAARMAGLERDAGADGRAEGTAEGTAEGTADEAGAVGAAGVAGVAGVAGSGIVGGVTC; encoded by the coding sequence ATGACCAGGACAGCGGTGACAGAGGCACAGGGGACGGGGCTCGCGGCCGTACGCGTACGGGGCCTGCGGCGGTCGTACGGGGAGGTCGTCGCCCTCGACGGGGTGGATCTCGACTTCGGGGCGGGGACCTTCACGGCGGTGATGGGGCCGTCGGGATCGGGGAAGTCGACGCTGCTGCAGTGCGCGGCGGGGCTGGACCGGCCGTCGGGCGGGGCGGTGCGGGTCGACGGGGTGGAGCTGGCGGGGCTGAGCGAGCGGCGGCTGACACTGCTGCGGCGGGAGCGGATCGGGTTCGTGTTCCAGGCGTTCAATCTGCTCCCCTCCCTCACCGCCGCGCAGAACGTCGCCCTGCCGCTGCGGCTCGCCGGGCGGCGGCCCTCGCACCGGGCGGTGCGCGAGGCCCTGGCCCGGGTGGGGCTGGCCGAGCGGACCGGACACCGGCCGGCCCAGCTGTCCGGCGGACAGCAGCAGCGGGTCGCGCTCGCACGGGCGCTGTTCACCCGCCCGGCGGTCCTCTTCGGCGACGAGCCGACCGGGGCGCTGGACACCACGACCAGCCGTGAAGTGCTGTGCCTGCTCCGGGAGTTGGTGGACCGGGAGGGCCAGACCACGGTAATGGTCACGCACGATCCGGTGGCCGCGTCGTACGCGGACCGGGTGGTGTTCCTGGTCGACGGACGGGTGAGCGGGGAGCTGGTCCGGCCCTCGGTGGAGGGGGTGGCGGCACGGATGGCGGGGCTGGAGCGGGATGCCGGGGCGGACGGCAGAGCCGAGGGAACAGCCGAGGGAACAGCCGAGGGAACAGCCGACGAGGCCGGTGCGGTCGGCGCGGCCGGTGTGGCTGGTGTGGCCGGTGTGGCGGGGAGCGGGATCGTCGGGGGTGTGACGTGCTGA
- a CDS encoding DUF2786 domain-containing protein, whose product MSTTSTVDRAFEAALYADTDAALDTGASLLAADPAADAELARRGREFVAGAWRRHWQPADVVRFTRRELADEHVRLLARLVVEEHEDERADARRQAAPGPRWAAQLDEIAELAAHPTRADRFTHATTALELYRLLLSLPSLEPLDRPQTPGGAKNAPHPESRMLGRIRGLLAKAEATGFPEEAEALSAKAQELMARYSIDEALLAARTHDAHTPGACRIGVDAPYETAKAVLLDAVARANRCEAVWSEALGFSTVVGFEADLEVVELLYTSLLVQATTAMTKAEAAQRKGGRKRTKTFRQSFLAAYAHRIGDRLAEVAEAQIAEAEAEARGTGTRGAGAPEPDLLPVLAARGVAVREQFTRMFPDTVTTRVRGVSDLAGWQQGAEAADRAQVRARPRLPS is encoded by the coding sequence GTGAGTACGACCAGCACGGTGGACCGCGCCTTCGAGGCCGCCCTCTACGCCGACACCGACGCCGCCCTCGACACCGGCGCCTCCCTGCTCGCCGCCGACCCGGCGGCCGACGCGGAACTCGCCCGGCGCGGGCGGGAGTTCGTCGCCGGGGCCTGGCGGCGGCACTGGCAGCCCGCCGACGTCGTACGGTTCACGCGGCGCGAGCTGGCGGACGAGCACGTACGCCTCCTCGCCCGGCTCGTCGTCGAGGAGCACGAGGACGAGCGGGCGGATGCCCGTCGGCAGGCGGCCCCCGGCCCCCGCTGGGCCGCCCAGCTCGACGAGATCGCGGAACTCGCCGCACACCCCACCCGCGCGGACCGTTTCACGCACGCCACCACCGCCCTGGAGCTGTACCGCCTCCTCCTGAGCCTGCCGAGCCTCGAACCCCTGGACCGCCCACAGACGCCCGGCGGCGCGAAGAACGCGCCCCACCCCGAGTCCCGCATGCTCGGCCGGATCCGCGGGCTCCTCGCCAAGGCGGAGGCGACCGGGTTCCCGGAGGAGGCGGAGGCGCTCAGCGCGAAGGCGCAGGAGCTGATGGCGCGGTACAGCATCGACGAGGCGCTGCTCGCGGCCCGTACGCACGACGCGCACACGCCCGGCGCGTGCCGGATCGGCGTGGACGCGCCGTACGAGACGGCCAAGGCGGTGCTCCTGGACGCCGTGGCACGGGCCAACCGGTGCGAGGCCGTCTGGAGCGAGGCCCTCGGCTTCTCGACGGTCGTCGGTTTCGAGGCCGATCTGGAGGTGGTCGAGCTGCTGTACACCTCGCTGCTCGTGCAGGCCACCACCGCCATGACCAAGGCGGAGGCGGCCCAGCGCAAGGGCGGCCGCAAGCGGACCAAGACCTTCCGGCAGTCCTTCCTGGCCGCCTACGCCCATCGCATAGGGGATCGGCTGGCCGAGGTCGCGGAGGCCCAGATCGCCGAGGCGGAGGCGGAGGCGAGAGGCACGGGTACGCGCGGGGCGGGCGCCCCGGAGCCGGATCTGCTGCCGGTTCTCGCCGCCCGCGGTGTCGCCGTCCGTGAGCAGTTCACCCGGATGTTCCCGGACACGGTCACCACCCGCGTCCGGGGCGTCAGCGACCTGGCGGGCTGGCAGCAGGGAGCCGAGGCCGCGGACCGCGCCCAGGTCCGGGCCCGGCCCCGACTGCCGTCCTGA
- a CDS encoding DUF4232 domain-containing protein — translation MRTAPTAIAAALLAALTLTACGGSDGGDGGDDGKTGAATADSGKGGACTAAQAGFEVGPSSAAPAAGDEGAVPVTVVNKGDTACALKGLAGVDLFAGDKSWALRPQEGASQDTEVTLAGGQSVTFTIAYVRGAEGDTEKSAAVDELKFTLPGDSEVNSFKWPDPEVAVKSESTLDATVGPFLPAGD, via the coding sequence ATGCGCACCGCTCCGACCGCCATCGCCGCCGCCCTCCTCGCGGCCCTCACCCTGACCGCCTGTGGCGGGAGCGACGGGGGTGACGGGGGTGACGACGGCAAGACCGGCGCGGCCACCGCCGACAGCGGGAAGGGCGGCGCCTGTACGGCCGCGCAGGCCGGCTTCGAGGTGGGGCCCAGCAGCGCCGCGCCGGCCGCCGGTGACGAGGGGGCCGTACCGGTCACCGTCGTCAACAAGGGCGACACCGCCTGCGCGCTGAAGGGACTCGCCGGGGTCGATCTGTTCGCGGGCGACAAGTCCTGGGCGCTGCGGCCCCAGGAGGGCGCGTCCCAGGACACCGAGGTGACGCTGGCGGGCGGTCAGTCGGTGACCTTCACCATCGCGTATGTGCGCGGGGCCGAGGGCGACACGGAGAAGAGCGCCGCGGTGGACGAGCTGAAGTTCACCCTGCCCGGAGACAGCGAGGTCAACAGCTTCAAGTGGCCGGACCCCGAGGTCGCGGTCAAGTCCGAGAGCACGCTGGACGCGACGGTGGGGCCGTTCCTGCCCGCGGGCGACTGA
- the rpsN gene encoding 30S ribosomal protein S14 has protein sequence MAKKSKIAKNERRRVIVARYAERRAELKEIIRRPSATEAEREAAERELRAQPRDASATRVRNRDQVDGRPRGYFRTFGLSRVSLREQAHAGFLPGVRKSSW, from the coding sequence ATGGCGAAGAAGAGCAAGATCGCGAAGAACGAGAGGCGGCGGGTGATCGTCGCGCGGTACGCCGAGCGGCGGGCCGAGCTGAAGGAGATCATCCGGCGGCCGTCCGCGACGGAGGCCGAACGCGAGGCCGCCGAGCGGGAGTTGCGCGCCCAGCCGCGCGACGCCAGCGCGACCCGGGTCCGCAACCGGGACCAGGTGGACGGGCGGCCCCGGGGGTACTTCCGGACGTTCGGGCTGTCCCGGGTGAGTCTGCGGGAGCAGGCGCACGCGGGGTTCCTGCCGGGGGTGCGCAAGTCGTCCTGGTAG